Below is a window of Halalkalicoccus jeotgali B3 DNA.
ACCGAGTGCGCCAGCACCCGCTCGGCGACTTCGTCGAGCGTCGCCTCGAGCCCGCGGCCCTCCTCGGGGACGACAGGGTCGTCGAGATACTCGGCAAGCGCGTCGGGGGACGCACCCGAGTACGGCTCTTCGCGAGCCGCAACCGCGCAGAGCACAGCGTCGGTCGCCTGCTCCATCGCCGCCCTGTACGCGGCGTCACCGCGGTCGGTTCCCAGAAACAGTCCGTCCGCGCTCATGTGCTCACCTCCCGCGTTCGCGTTCGCCCCTCGTGGATGGACGTGACGGCCTCCTCAAAGATCGTCGCGATCTCGTCGGTCTGGCCCGCGGAGACGATCAGTGGCGGAAGGAACCGCGCGGTGGCGCTTTTCCGGCCGCCGAGTTCGATGATGAGGCCGCGATCGAAACACTCGGCCTGTACGGACTCGGCGAGGTCGCCGCTCGGAGCGTGGGGACCCGGCCCCCGCCAGTCGGCAGCCCGGTCGACGAATTCGACGCCGAGCATCAGACCGCGTCCGCGCACGTCACCGATCGTGTCGAACCGCTCGGCGGTCGATTCGAGTCGCTCGCGCGCCCTGCGCGCCGTCGTCGATCGTCTCCGTAGCTGTCGCATACATGGTTTAGGGTAACCTAAAGTACGATAAAAGCTCCGATTTTAGGTTACCCTAAACAGCGCGGCGTCGATCGGAGAGAGCGATTCTACGGCCCCTACCGGACCACCTCGAGCTAGCGAGTCCAACGGAGTCGACCGATTCGAAACGAGACCGGCCGCTGGGTTCGTTGAGTGGATACTCCCGGTTCGACGCGGCCAGGTCCTCGCCCGAGAACACGCGAGGCGTAGTTATACTACACTGGGGTTCGTTATCGAAGCGGACCACGAGTTCGTCTCGTAACCAGCTACCATGGAGACAATAACACTCGACGAGGCAAAGGAGATGATTCGGGCGGCAGAAGAGCGATCCGACGAGATCGGCGTGCCGATGTGCATTGCCGTCGTTGACGGGGGCGCGAATCTGCTCGGGTTCCATCGTATCGATGACGCGTTGCTCGCAAGTATCTCGATCGCACAGAACAAGGCCTACAGTGCAGTGACACTGAAAATGCCGACCGACGAGATCGGGGACGCTGCCCAACCCGGCGAGGCCTTGTTCGGTATCGGAAACACCAACGACGGTCGTATCGTGACGTTCGGCGGTGGGTTTCCGATCGAATCCGGTGAGAGCGTAATCGGTGCAATCGGCGTTAGCGGTGGGTCTCCCGACGAAGATATGACGGTCGCTCAGGCGGGTCTCGACGCACTCGAGTAGCCACGTCCCGTGTGCTCGAGACGTACGCCGATGATGGAATGAGACGATGTATCGCAAAAAGGACGGTCAGTAGGCACCGAGAAGGTAAACGCCCGTGATCGAAGGGACTACGCCGAGTGAACCGATGGAGCGAGTACTAGAGGCGATCGACCGAAACAAGCCGACTACCTGGGACCGGTATTCATTGCTGTTTCGGTTCCTGGTGTGTGGCGACGGGATCGTCCGCGTAACGTCCCGACAGAACGACAGTCGAACCTACACGGTCGAACTCTCGGGCGGGGCGGCATCCGGTTGTACGTGCCGTGGTACCGATAGCGGCGTCGGGGGGATCGGTTGTCGACATATGCGAGCGGTTGACGTTCACCCACGTCTATAACACGACCGTCAAAACGGCCCAAGGGACGCTCGTCGTGACTTCCGTGGAACTCTCCGACTCCCGATTCGGAGCCGGGATCCCCGGTCTTTGGGGTGGCTATTCGATCGGTTTGAGCGGCATGCGTTTTGCCAACCGAGCCGCGTTCGTCCCGATCGTTCTCGCTTGCGAGTTCGTCGCGGGATAGTGGCGTACGATCGGTTCTTCCGGTGGGAGGCGGGCATGATGAATCACGTGAGTACCGTCGGGAGTGATTCCGATACCGATCTTCAACCCCGAGTCCGAAGCGGCCCGATATGCGATCTCGGTCGACGTCCTTTCGGAGGGAGGTTCCTCCGCGACTGATCGAGTACGCCACGGAACGCCCTCTTCTTCGATTCCATACTCGATGCATTCGACAGTCGTCGGTTTCGGCCCCCGATACTGGATACTGATGTGCGGTACAGCACCGTCGGATGCTACCGACGCTCGGGGTTCGCTCACGTACTCCACCTCCGGGGTAGCGATCGGGAGCTCATGGGTGAGAATCGCTTGCGAGCGCGGTCAGGCCAACGGATTTCGCGAGTCCGTCGGGCACTGTCCCGTCGAGCGCCGTTCGATCACCGACGTAGGACAAGCACAGTCCGGTCGCGACTGCGTTTCGTGGTCCAGTCGTGCTGCGAATGTTCCCTCGGCCACAGACGATCCCGTATTCGGCAAGCGCATCGGAGATCAGTTCCGGGATCTCGAAATCGAGTGCGGATCGTCCGACCATTACGACAAACGAGTGGTATCGGACGCTTTTCGTGGGCGAGATCTGCCGTAACGCACGCTTGGCGTTCGCGACGAACACCCTCTCTTTTGCCCGACGCCGGGTCCGGCGAACCTTCTCTACGGATTCGTCGATACTCACGGGTTCCATGTCGCCATCGTCCGTGAGGAGAACGATCCGCCCGAACGTCTCCGAATCGACCGCCTCGTCGAGGAAGGTGACGGTCCCGTCCTCGTGGCGGATGCTGAACAGCGTCTCGACTTTTGCGACGGGATATTTCTTGAGCCCTTCGGCGAGTTCCCAGTCATCGAGGCCGAGTTCCGAGGCGATCAGCATCGTCACCATATCGCCTGCCCCGGCGAGGTGAATCGAGGTGATGTCGTTGTCCGCATCGATATAGGCAGCATCAGTCGACCCGCCACCCATATCGAGGATGGCGAACGGAACGTCCGTCCCGGGAGTCGTCAGCGAACCCAAGATAGCCATGTTTGCCTCGATACCCTGGATGTGGACCGTCGTTTCCAACCGGTCTTCGACTTCGTCGGCGATCTGCTGCATGGGTAGTTCGCTCGTTTTGACCATCGCTGCCAGTCCGACCGCCGTCTCCATGCTGTGTTCGCTGGCGACCGACCCCTCGACGGCCTGCGGGACGAGCGTATCGACTGCCATGATGTCCCGGATGTTGATCTCCGAGAACTCCTGACCGGTGATTTCCCCCATCTGTTCGCGCGCCCGACTCAACATTCCGCCGATGTTCGACCCGCGCTCCCCCCGGATATCGTCGATTGGCCAGAGGTCCTCGACCTGTGCCATGATCTCGTCGGCACCCTGATCGATACCGATCGAAGCCGAAGTGCCCTGTTCGCTGATAACCGTCACTGAACCCGCGGGGATCGTTCGCTCTTCGACATCGCCGGCGGGTGTTTTGATGACGACTGCAGATTTGTTCCCGACCAGCGCCCGCGAGACGGGGATGATCTTCTGGGTTTCCTCCGCGGAGAGTTCGAAGAGGGTCGCAAGCCCGTACGGGTTCGACAACTGATCGATCGTTTGACCGGACCCTTCGCTTGCGACCTCGACTGCGGCCGGTTGGCCCCGCGGAATCTCCTCGATCTTGCTCACTTCGTCGACGATCGGGATCGTTCGGTCGATGCGATTGTTGATCAGAACGGCATCGTCCTTCTGAACGATCGCCCCTTGAACGTCGATACCGTCCTCGATCCATTCGTTGATCGTGGCTGCAGCGTCCGCGAAATCGACCGTCTCGGGAACGACCACGATCACTGCCGTTTCGTCCGGAACGTCGCCGCGATCGGCGGTTATGTCGATGATGGTTCCGGTTCCGAGCCCGTCCCCGCCCGGCGTCGACGGGTCGTGTCCGATCATCGTCGATTCGGTGATCACGGTCTCGGTGATGGTCTCCATCGCGACATCGCCGATGACGGGCGCGGCTTCGTTGAGGAGGATCCGGTCGATGTCCTCGACGGCGATGTTCGCCTCATCCGCTGCCCGTTCGAGGGCGTTTATGACGCCCGGGACGTTCTTTACAGTCCCCTTCAGTCCGGTCGTCCGAAACAGACTGGTCGCGACGAACTCGTAGCCGTCGTTATCGCGTATGAGGGCGACTTCGGTGCTCGAATTGCCGATATCTATTCCTGCGATGTAGTTCATGTTCTCTCTGTCGAGGGGCCGACCGCGTATCGTGTCGGCCGGTGGGGAGGGTGATCAAGTGATGGGCCCGTAACTCGGGTCGTCCGCGGGGAGAACTCGGAGATTACACCACCCCTCTCTTTTCGTATACCGCGATCGCCTCTCGAACCAGTTCCGCGTTGATCCGGGCGTCGTACTCCTCCTCGAGTTCGGTGGCCATCGATTGGAGGGTCTGTTTGTC
It encodes the following:
- a CDS encoding GlcG/HbpS family heme-binding protein — translated: METITLDEAKEMIRAAEERSDEIGVPMCIAVVDGGANLLGFHRIDDALLASISIAQNKAYSAVTLKMPTDEIGDAAQPGEALFGIGNTNDGRIVTFGGGFPIESGESVIGAIGVSGGSPDEDMTVAQAGLDALE
- a CDS encoding glycerol dehydratase reactivase beta/small subunit family protein — its product is MEYVSEPRASVASDGAVPHISIQYRGPKPTTVECIEYGIEEEGVPWRTRSVAEEPPSERTSTEIAYRAASDSGLKIGIGITPDGTHVIHHARLPPEEPIVRHYPATNSQARTIGTNAARLAKRMPLKPIE
- a CDS encoding diol dehydratase reactivase subunit alpha gives rise to the protein MNYIAGIDIGNSSTEVALIRDNDGYEFVATSLFRTTGLKGTVKNVPGVINALERAADEANIAVEDIDRILLNEAAPVIGDVAMETITETVITESTMIGHDPSTPGGDGLGTGTIIDITADRGDVPDETAVIVVVPETVDFADAAATINEWIEDGIDVQGAIVQKDDAVLINNRIDRTIPIVDEVSKIEEIPRGQPAAVEVASEGSGQTIDQLSNPYGLATLFELSAEETQKIIPVSRALVGNKSAVVIKTPAGDVEERTIPAGSVTVISEQGTSASIGIDQGADEIMAQVEDLWPIDDIRGERGSNIGGMLSRAREQMGEITGQEFSEINIRDIMAVDTLVPQAVEGSVASEHSMETAVGLAAMVKTSELPMQQIADEVEDRLETTVHIQGIEANMAILGSLTTPGTDVPFAILDMGGGSTDAAYIDADNDITSIHLAGAGDMVTMLIASELGLDDWELAEGLKKYPVAKVETLFSIRHEDGTVTFLDEAVDSETFGRIVLLTDDGDMEPVSIDESVEKVRRTRRRAKERVFVANAKRALRQISPTKSVRYHSFVVMVGRSALDFEIPELISDALAEYGIVCGRGNIRSTTGPRNAVATGLCLSYVGDRTALDGTVPDGLAKSVGLTALASDSHP